A genomic stretch from Bacillus sp. N1-1 includes:
- a CDS encoding TRAP transporter small permease produces MLIKLLERIQLTIGVLFLVVFFITIVIQVITRYMGVSAIWTEEVATYSFIWAVFMGASVMLNRREHFKFDLLLNKLTGKSKKSLYLINDLILLMFSIGLFYLGIEAVQNFWNYTWVSIPELKMGYVWISIPIMGGTMVIYTFAHILRNVRNFSEKEVTE; encoded by the coding sequence GTGCTTATTAAGCTGCTTGAGCGGATTCAATTAACCATCGGTGTTTTGTTTCTCGTCGTGTTTTTTATCACAATAGTTATTCAAGTCATTACACGATATATGGGTGTTTCAGCGATTTGGACGGAGGAAGTTGCAACATATTCGTTTATTTGGGCAGTATTTATGGGAGCATCTGTGATGCTTAATCGAAGAGAGCATTTTAAATTCGACCTTTTATTGAACAAATTAACTGGTAAAAGCAAAAAAAGCTTATATCTCATAAATGATTTAATTCTTCTCATGTTTAGTATAGGGTTATTTTATTTAGGAATCGAAGCAGTACAAAACTTTTGGAACTACACATGGGTATCTATTCCGGAATTAAAGATGGGGTATGTTTGGATTTCCATTCCAATTATGGGGGGAACGATGGTCATTTACACGTTTGCTCACATTCTCCGTAATGTAAGAAATTTCTCCGAAAAGGAGGTAACTGAATGA
- a CDS encoding TRAP transporter substrate-binding protein — protein sequence MKYVSTLLLVMVLSLGVLAGCGNSENAGADENGKIKIIAAHNQTSPENPYQFGMKEFKKVAEESSDGSIEVEVHAGTLGTSESELVEKLKLGGADVVLVSPGFMSKTGIKEIDLFAMPYVFDSYDHWEKAVSGDVGDQIAKTINEKSDNTFKVLGYWTAGVRHYYGKEPLNNMADIEGMKFRTQTSGAIADYWEETGAVPTSVAWGELYQALQQGVVDASENAYPYFVQQNHHKTENGKYITETAHDYTTRLLLINGEKFDSYTDEQKDAVLKAAEASVQKEVEILHQQEEEYKQKAIDEGAIVNEIDRKPFIELAKPIQDKNAEEIGATELLKEIRDLK from the coding sequence ATGAAGTATGTATCAACTTTATTGCTCGTTATGGTTTTATCTCTCGGTGTTCTTGCAGGTTGTGGAAATAGTGAAAATGCTGGAGCCGACGAGAATGGAAAGATTAAAATCATTGCAGCCCATAACCAAACTTCACCAGAAAACCCATATCAATTCGGGATGAAAGAGTTTAAAAAAGTAGCAGAAGAAAGTAGCGATGGAAGTATAGAAGTAGAAGTACATGCAGGAACATTAGGTACAAGCGAATCAGAACTTGTTGAAAAACTTAAACTTGGCGGGGCGGACGTTGTCCTTGTGTCTCCTGGTTTTATGTCGAAAACGGGTATTAAAGAAATTGATTTATTCGCTATGCCTTACGTTTTTGATAGTTATGATCATTGGGAGAAAGCAGTTAGTGGAGACGTAGGTGATCAAATTGCTAAAACGATTAATGAGAAGTCCGATAACACTTTTAAAGTACTAGGTTATTGGACAGCAGGCGTACGTCATTATTATGGTAAAGAACCGTTAAATAACATGGCGGATATTGAAGGTATGAAATTCCGCACCCAAACTTCTGGGGCAATTGCAGACTATTGGGAAGAAACTGGAGCAGTACCAACGTCTGTAGCATGGGGAGAGTTATATCAAGCCTTGCAACAGGGAGTAGTAGATGCTTCTGAGAATGCCTATCCTTATTTTGTTCAACAAAATCACCACAAGACTGAAAACGGAAAGTACATTACAGAAACAGCTCATGACTACACGACACGCTTGCTACTAATCAATGGAGAGAAATTCGATTCTTATACTGATGAGCAAAAGGATGCCGTACTAAAAGCAGCTGAAGCTTCCGTTCAGAAAGAAGTTGAGATTCTTCACCAGCAAGAAGAAGAGTACAAACAAAAAGCGATTGATGAAGGCGCAATCGTAAATGAAATTGATCGAAAACCTTTCATTGAGTTAGCTAAACCTATACAGGACAAAAATGCAGAAGAAATCGGTGCGACTGAGTTATTGAAAGAAATTCGTGATTTGAAATAA
- a CDS encoding bifunctional 4-hydroxy-2-oxoglutarate aldolase/2-dehydro-3-deoxy-phosphogluconate aldolase: MTSLQKVQEAKVVPVIRKASQDNILPIAQALFEGGIKAIEITAETPEVEKMIRDVRDKVEGLLVGAGTVLDGETARAVIMAGAQFIVSPTVNEHTVKVAKRYGVPCIIGALTPTEMLKAYEAGADMVKVFPANSMGAGYIKNILGPLPQLQIMATGGIDKENMLDYFEAGAKVVGIGSQLVQPNLLSTNEDFESLRELARQYVAKLIEENNNVVFENEFIK, encoded by the coding sequence TTGACCAGCTTACAAAAGGTACAAGAAGCAAAAGTTGTCCCCGTTATCCGCAAAGCGAGTCAAGATAATATTTTACCAATAGCCCAGGCACTATTTGAGGGTGGGATTAAAGCAATTGAGATTACAGCAGAAACACCAGAGGTTGAAAAAATGATTAGGGATGTTAGAGATAAGGTTGAAGGATTGTTAGTAGGTGCTGGGACAGTATTAGATGGCGAAACAGCTAGAGCAGTCATTATGGCTGGTGCTCAGTTTATCGTTTCACCGACGGTTAATGAGCATACAGTGAAGGTCGCAAAAAGGTATGGAGTTCCGTGCATTATCGGTGCCTTGACGCCAACGGAAATGTTGAAAGCTTATGAAGCTGGAGCTGATATGGTAAAGGTTTTTCCGGCTAACAGCATGGGGGCAGGTTATATTAAAAACATTCTTGGACCTCTTCCTCAACTTCAAATTATGGCAACTGGTGGAATCGATAAGGAAAATATGTTGGATTACTTTGAAGCTGGAGCAAAAGTTGTAGGGATTGGGAGTCAACTTGTTCAACCTAATCTACTATCGACAAATGAAGATTTTGAGAGTTTAAGAGAATTGGCAAGGCAATATGTTGCAAAGCTAATAGAAGAAAATAATAACGTCGTTTTTGAAAACGAATTCATAAAATGA
- the hxlB gene encoding 6-phospho-3-hexuloisomerase — translation MKEVIQTVVNEIKQVLTEVNEDQAKHLSSYIEGAKRIFVTGEGRSGLMGKAFAMRLMHGGYEVYVTGETITPNIEKDDLLLAISGSGSTQSICYFAEKAKELGARISAITTNEHSRLAELSDHLLVVPAATKKRLPGEPDTIQPLGNQFDQSLHLLLDAIIIYTINQSKKTDNEKMTAKHANME, via the coding sequence ATGAAAGAAGTCATTCAAACTGTCGTTAATGAAATAAAACAGGTTTTAACAGAAGTGAACGAAGATCAAGCGAAGCACCTCTCTTCTTACATAGAGGGAGCTAAACGAATTTTTGTGACTGGAGAAGGACGCTCTGGACTGATGGGCAAGGCCTTTGCGATGAGATTAATGCACGGAGGATATGAAGTTTATGTTACGGGTGAAACGATCACTCCGAATATCGAAAAAGATGATTTGTTGCTCGCTATCTCTGGTTCAGGTTCAACTCAGTCTATTTGTTATTTTGCTGAAAAGGCAAAAGAACTTGGCGCTCGCATATCAGCAATTACTACGAATGAACACTCCAGGCTAGCTGAATTAAGTGACCATTTACTAGTTGTCCCTGCAGCTACTAAAAAAAGATTGCCAGGAGAGCCTGATACGATTCAACCTCTTGGAAATCAATTTGATCAATCGCTGCATTTGCTCTTGGACGCTATTATCATCTACACGATCAATCAATCTAAAAAAACTGATAATGAAAAAATGACAGCCAAACATGCAAATATGGAATAG
- the hxlA gene encoding 3-hexulose-6-phosphate synthase, with amino-acid sequence MKLQIALDRLSYEECLKILEETSDSIDWIEIGTGVIKEYGMSIVRDIRENFPETTIVADMKTCDAGKYEAAQAYEAGADITTVMAFASDQTISDMLHVALAYEGRVMVDLLGVSNKNRIRQIRELGVDLVSLHFGKDMQKNGSITGDIFELVNEIQGLQVAVAGGINLESLPRILPYNPHTLIVGGGITKQANRRHAATQIKEAIQEYERSHSNCR; translated from the coding sequence GTGAAACTTCAAATAGCACTAGACAGGCTATCGTATGAAGAGTGTTTGAAAATCCTTGAGGAGACATCTGATTCCATTGACTGGATTGAGATAGGGACAGGCGTCATAAAAGAATATGGGATGTCAATCGTAAGAGATATTAGAGAAAACTTCCCTGAAACAACGATCGTAGCAGATATGAAAACCTGTGACGCTGGAAAATATGAAGCTGCTCAGGCTTATGAGGCTGGCGCTGACATTACGACTGTTATGGCTTTTGCGTCAGATCAAACGATATCAGACATGTTGCATGTCGCTTTAGCGTATGAGGGAAGGGTTATGGTTGATTTATTGGGCGTTTCTAATAAGAATCGCATACGGCAGATTCGAGAACTAGGAGTGGATCTGGTGAGCCTCCATTTTGGGAAAGACATGCAGAAAAATGGAAGTATCACCGGTGATATTTTTGAACTTGTGAATGAAATTCAAGGTTTACAAGTCGCTGTCGCTGGTGGAATCAATCTTGAATCGCTTCCAAGGATCCTTCCTTACAATCCTCATACTTTAATTGTTGGAGGAGGTATTACTAAACAGGCGAATCGTAGACACGCGGCTACACAAATAAAGGAGGCGATCCAGGAGTATGAAAGAAGTCATTCAAACTGTCGTTAA
- a CDS encoding sugar kinase, which yields MKKDVVTIGDAMITFDPSHHGPMRYASTFERKAGGAEFNFAIGCARLGLQTGWISRLGNDEFGKYIRNFARGEGIDVSEVKLLDQYSTSLNFKEIREDGSGKTFYYRHHSPTEALTEATLDEVTLRNCKLLHITGVFAAINPHKNLSLLKRAATIAKDNGAIITFDPNIRLKLWSPEEARSGLTELLPYVDVLLTGEDEAELLFGVHDPTQIAQACQKYDISTIAIKKGKDGASAFQNGELVHAAAIPPKKVVDTVGAGDGFDAGFVYGLLNGWTLERTLKFSNAIGSLVVSVYGDNEGLPELGEVLTQLGEREFIER from the coding sequence ATGAAAAAAGATGTTGTTACAATTGGGGATGCCATGATTACATTTGACCCCTCCCACCACGGACCAATGAGGTATGCTTCCACTTTTGAACGGAAAGCAGGCGGTGCTGAATTTAACTTCGCAATTGGATGTGCGAGGCTTGGCTTGCAAACGGGATGGATCAGTAGGTTAGGAAATGATGAGTTTGGAAAATATATACGCAATTTTGCTAGAGGAGAGGGAATTGATGTTTCGGAAGTGAAGTTGCTGGATCAATACTCTACTTCGTTAAATTTCAAAGAAATTAGAGAAGACGGTAGCGGCAAAACGTTCTACTATCGTCACCATTCCCCTACAGAGGCTTTAACAGAAGCGACTCTTGATGAAGTAACTTTACGCAATTGCAAACTATTACATATAACAGGAGTTTTCGCTGCAATTAATCCTCATAAAAATCTCTCTCTTCTTAAACGAGCTGCTACGATCGCTAAAGATAATGGAGCGATTATCACATTTGATCCTAACATTCGTTTGAAATTGTGGTCACCTGAAGAAGCAAGAAGCGGTTTAACTGAGCTTCTTCCTTATGTAGACGTATTACTTACTGGTGAAGATGAAGCTGAACTGCTTTTTGGCGTCCATGATCCAACACAAATTGCGCAGGCTTGTCAAAAATATGATATCTCCACAATTGCGATAAAAAAAGGTAAAGACGGAGCTAGTGCTTTTCAAAATGGTGAACTTGTTCATGCTGCAGCAATTCCACCTAAGAAAGTAGTGGATACTGTTGGAGCAGGGGACGGATTCGATGCAGGATTTGTTTACGGATTACTAAATGGATGGACTCTTGAAAGAACCCTTAAGTTTTCTAACGCCATTGGCTCTTTGGTTGTAAGTGTCTATGGAGATAATGAAGGACTGCCAGAGTTGGGTGAAGTCCTTACCCAGCTTGGCGAAAGAGAATTTATTGAGAGGTGA
- a CDS encoding substrate-binding domain-containing protein has product MKPVTMADVAQKAQVSKSTVSQYLNKRYDYMSEQTKLRVEAAIKELGYQPNIVARSLKQKSTKTIGVIVANILHTFSTEVSRAVEDVCHEEDFHTIICNADDDPVKEKRYIEMLRAKQVDGLIVFPTGDNRELYKRMLDEKYPLVFVDRAVPDIPASSIMLNNEKASELAVEHFVQKGHERIAIMTTSFIDKITPRYERVEGYKKALQNRGIAVKEEYIQCVDPDLIASSLKEMLALSNPPECIIAGNDFVLKEVLRFSKQESLSIPEDLSVISIDDVPYASFYNPPITAVAQPTFKMGKMAAELLLDKIKKNKVRDDQPEYRFEPKLMIRESVN; this is encoded by the coding sequence ATGAAACCTGTAACGATGGCAGATGTTGCACAAAAAGCCCAAGTATCAAAGAGTACCGTTTCTCAATATTTGAATAAACGATATGACTATATGAGTGAACAGACTAAATTAAGAGTAGAAGCAGCCATTAAAGAGCTGGGTTATCAACCCAATATTGTGGCAAGAAGCTTAAAACAAAAGTCTACAAAGACGATAGGAGTTATTGTTGCCAACATCCTTCATACTTTTTCTACAGAAGTAAGCAGAGCGGTGGAAGATGTTTGTCACGAAGAAGATTTTCATACAATCATTTGTAATGCAGATGATGATCCGGTAAAAGAAAAGCGTTATATTGAAATGTTGCGTGCTAAGCAGGTAGACGGATTAATCGTCTTTCCGACTGGTGATAACCGAGAACTTTACAAAAGAATGTTGGATGAGAAGTATCCATTAGTATTTGTCGACCGTGCTGTGCCAGATATTCCAGCGTCTTCTATCATGCTGAACAATGAAAAAGCTTCTGAATTAGCGGTTGAGCATTTCGTTCAGAAAGGTCATGAACGTATCGCTATTATGACTACTTCGTTCATAGATAAGATCACACCACGATATGAGAGAGTAGAAGGTTATAAAAAAGCTCTTCAAAATAGGGGGATTGCAGTAAAAGAAGAGTATATCCAATGCGTTGATCCTGACCTCATTGCTTCATCACTTAAAGAAATGTTAGCGCTATCTAACCCGCCAGAATGCATTATTGCGGGAAATGATTTCGTTCTAAAAGAAGTACTCCGTTTTTCGAAACAAGAATCTTTAAGTATCCCAGAAGACTTATCGGTGATTAGCATTGATGATGTACCGTATGCTAGCTTTTACAATCCACCTATTACAGCTGTGGCTCAGCCCACATTCAAAATGGGGAAAATGGCCGCGGAACTTTTGCTAGATAAAATCAAGAAAAATAAAGTGCGAGATGATCAACCAGAATATCGTTTTGAACCAAAATTGATGATCAGAGAATCAGTTAACTAA
- a CDS encoding histidinol-phosphatase, translating to MKFDYHTHHERCGHAEATIEEYIKAAIQNDLQMIGISDHSPFFASEKDRALPRIAMAKSEFASYVEEVLTLKEKYRGKIDVLLGVESDFFQEHYPLYKSIYDQYPFDYIIGSVHFSNGNNIFDKSRWEKLTEEDIRKEKEHYYKLIVESAESGVFDILAHIDAMKGFYPDFTNVETPEVEKAIKRLGELESTIEINTSGKHKDCGGWYPANDMLEMACHYGVGVTFGSDAHWPSRVGEEFEEVRAKLKEIGFKNWTVFREQKKEFVGL from the coding sequence ATGAAATTTGATTACCATACGCACCATGAACGTTGCGGGCACGCTGAGGCTACGATTGAAGAGTACATAAAAGCAGCGATTCAAAATGATCTTCAGATGATTGGGATATCGGATCATTCGCCGTTTTTTGCGAGTGAAAAGGATCGAGCATTGCCGCGCATCGCAATGGCAAAGAGCGAGTTTGCTTCTTATGTCGAGGAGGTACTCACCTTAAAAGAAAAGTATCGAGGTAAGATTGACGTCTTACTCGGGGTAGAATCTGATTTCTTTCAAGAGCATTATCCGCTATATAAAAGCATTTATGACCAGTATCCATTCGATTACATTATCGGCTCCGTTCATTTTAGTAATGGAAACAACATCTTTGATAAAAGTCGATGGGAGAAATTAACCGAAGAAGACATTCGGAAGGAGAAAGAACATTATTACAAGTTAATTGTTGAATCAGCTGAAAGCGGCGTTTTTGATATTTTGGCTCATATTGATGCCATGAAAGGATTTTATCCCGATTTCACAAATGTTGAAACGCCTGAAGTTGAAAAAGCGATCAAGCGACTAGGGGAGCTCGAATCAACGATTGAAATCAACACATCGGGCAAGCATAAAGACTGCGGTGGCTGGTATCCGGCGAATGACATGCTTGAAATGGCGTGCCATTACGGTGTAGGTGTAACATTTGGTTCCGACGCTCATTGGCCATCGCGTGTAGGGGAAGAGTTTGAAGAAGTTCGCGCAAAACTGAAGGAGATTGGATTTAAGAACTGGACGGTGTTTCGAGAGCAGAAGAAGGAGTTTGTTGGGTTGTAG
- a CDS encoding glycerophosphodiester phosphodiesterase produces the protein MKRSKKIAALTMSIALVGSLLSTGAASASGNEKTPSMNTSKLLNVAHRGASGHAPEHTIPSYELGEEMKGDYIEVDLQMTKDGTLIAMHDESVDRTTNGTGLVKDYTLEQIKELDAGSWFNEKYPEKANPAYEGIQVPTLEEVIQTFGTGARYYIETKSPDVYPGMEEELLRVLNKYNLTGVNERSSKVFIQSFSQASLLKMHNLNPNLPLIQLISYKEPATISSDELQELSEYAVGIGMSASKIDETYVQKVRNAGLLIHPYTVNDKEEMTRLLDWGVTGMFTNYPDLLNDVLHGK, from the coding sequence ATGAAGCGGAGCAAGAAAATAGCAGCCTTAACGATGAGTATCGCCTTAGTTGGAAGTTTACTTTCGACAGGGGCTGCCTCAGCGAGTGGAAATGAAAAAACACCAAGTATGAACACTAGCAAACTACTAAACGTTGCGCACCGAGGAGCTTCAGGACATGCACCTGAACACACGATTCCATCCTATGAACTCGGTGAAGAAATGAAAGGAGACTACATCGAAGTAGACCTTCAGATGACGAAGGATGGAACGCTTATCGCGATGCATGATGAGTCAGTTGATCGGACCACAAACGGGACAGGCCTCGTAAAAGACTATACGCTTGAACAAATAAAAGAGTTAGATGCTGGTAGCTGGTTTAATGAAAAATATCCTGAGAAAGCTAATCCAGCTTACGAAGGAATTCAAGTACCTACGCTTGAAGAAGTGATTCAAACTTTTGGGACAGGCGCTCGCTATTATATTGAAACAAAATCACCTGACGTTTATCCTGGCATGGAAGAAGAATTACTTCGCGTTCTGAACAAATATAATTTAACAGGTGTTAATGAACGATCTAGCAAAGTGTTCATCCAATCATTCAGTCAAGCAAGTTTATTGAAAATGCATAACCTGAATCCAAACTTGCCGCTCATTCAGCTAATTTCTTATAAAGAGCCTGCTACTATATCAAGTGATGAACTACAAGAGCTCTCTGAATACGCTGTCGGTATTGGAATGTCTGCTTCAAAAATTGATGAAACCTACGTCCAAAAAGTGAGAAATGCAGGATTGCTCATCCACCCTTATACGGTAAATGACAAAGAAGAAATGACGCGCTTATTGGACTGGGGCGTTACGGGTATGTTTACGAACTATCCTGATCTTTTGAATGATGTACTACATGGTAAATAA
- a CDS encoding ankyrin repeat domain-containing protein codes for MKRKLLWMIMPMLIVVAACSELNRDKTTSESHKEVSAENQGTDTEVLTEEDQLWELLYQNRSDETTLKEMEDLFHEGVSPDTVNDDGVSPITYAVMEGDSKLVEFLLLNGVEVHDHEESDHDGDAEVNHEKNENLLEVAVEQENNEIVDLLLKMGAHFEIGNERMLAKAVQEENIELIKILLHNGYNPNLEIEVEGEHYTLLTYSIVQGNEETIALLLDSGANPNFTVEKNDESALVTAVTKEKSPELVSLLLGRGGDANARYEGEPLLFEAIKQENTSLVEAFLVAGALPSSIEESEEAFAIAEESDHTAVSELLQQYGW; via the coding sequence ATGAAGCGAAAGTTACTTTGGATGATCATGCCTATGTTGATCGTAGTAGCAGCATGTTCTGAATTAAATCGAGATAAAACGACGTCTGAATCACATAAAGAAGTTAGTGCAGAAAACCAAGGAACAGATACCGAAGTTCTTACTGAAGAAGACCAATTGTGGGAACTTCTCTATCAGAATCGTTCGGATGAAACGACATTAAAGGAGATGGAGGATCTTTTTCACGAGGGCGTTTCACCGGACACAGTAAATGATGATGGCGTATCGCCAATCACTTATGCGGTCATGGAAGGAGATAGTAAGCTTGTCGAGTTCCTACTTTTGAACGGGGTAGAGGTACATGATCATGAAGAATCTGATCACGATGGGGATGCTGAAGTGAATCATGAGAAAAATGAGAACCTTCTAGAAGTAGCAGTCGAACAAGAAAATAACGAAATTGTTGACTTGCTATTAAAAATGGGTGCTCATTTTGAAATCGGCAATGAGCGAATGTTAGCAAAAGCTGTACAGGAAGAAAACATCGAGCTTATCAAAATTTTATTACACAATGGTTATAATCCTAATCTTGAAATAGAAGTGGAAGGCGAGCATTATACTCTATTAACTTATTCCATCGTTCAAGGAAATGAAGAAACAATTGCACTACTACTTGATTCTGGAGCAAATCCAAACTTTACGGTGGAGAAAAACGATGAAAGTGCGCTAGTTACGGCAGTCACCAAAGAAAAGTCTCCCGAACTCGTTTCTTTGCTATTAGGTAGAGGGGGCGATGCGAATGCTCGTTACGAAGGGGAGCCATTGCTATTCGAAGCAATCAAACAAGAAAACACTTCCCTTGTTGAAGCATTCCTCGTAGCGGGAGCCCTTCCTTCTTCTATTGAGGAAAGTGAAGAGGCATTTGCGATAGCGGAAGAGAGCGATCATACGGCGGTGTCAGAGCTCCTTCAGCAATATGGCTGGTAA
- a CDS encoding transposase, producing MSAGRVRTSGELESACHRPVFVEEITLTSRKREIILGEREEKKRRRKNFDEASMGQMAFLFSFSNIHEMVRKPRVWLPNHFYHIVSRGNRKDLLFKDERDYRTFLYILQQVFETHPFELASYCLMNNHYHLQLRSIEQPISKIMSLVNKRYATYFNSRYELTGHVFEKRYFDEPLNTLANMLEVSRYIHLNPMKANLVLQPADYPWSSYRYYGVKVPMKKPYLNVLPLVEGYPGTLPQKKKQYRDYVSAREELTVASPLSK from the coding sequence GTGAGTGCTGGGCGAGTGCGGACGAGTGGAGAGTTGGAGAGTGCCTGTCACCGCCCGGTATTTGTCGAAGAGATTACATTGACGAGTAGGAAAAGGGAGATTATTCTTGGAGAAAGAGAAGAAAAAAAGCGGAGGAGGAAGAACTTTGACGAAGCTTCCATGGGGCAAATGGCCTTTCTATTCTCATTCAGCAACATACACGAGATGGTGAGAAAACCGAGGGTCTGGCTCCCAAATCATTTTTATCACATTGTAAGTCGAGGAAACCGAAAAGATCTCCTTTTTAAAGATGAAAGAGATTACCGCACGTTTTTGTATATCCTTCAGCAAGTCTTCGAAACACACCCATTTGAATTAGCTTCTTATTGTTTGATGAACAACCACTATCACCTCCAACTTAGATCAATAGAGCAGCCTATTTCGAAAATCATGTCACTTGTGAACAAGCGTTACGCTACCTATTTTAATAGTCGATATGAACTGACGGGTCACGTTTTTGAAAAACGTTATTTTGATGAACCGCTCAATACCCTGGCGAATATGTTAGAAGTTAGTCGCTATATTCACCTCAATCCAATGAAAGCAAACCTCGTATTACAACCAGCAGATTATCCATGGTCCAGTTATCGCTATTATGGTGTGAAAGTCCCTATGAAGAAACCTTATCTTAACGTACTTCCACTAGTAGAAGGCTACCCAGGTACACTTCCACAAAAGAAAAAACAATACCGTGATTATGTGTCCGCACGAGAGGAACTCACTGTGGCATCGCCCTTATCAAAATAA
- a CDS encoding D-glycerate dehydrogenase: MKPKVYLTRKLPDEIVNSLREKCELRMWGSEEEPVTHDVLEQEIQEVDGLFCMLTEEIDRSLLEKASKLKVVANMAVGYNNIDIKAAKEKGVVVTNTPGVLTETTADLTFALLMATARRIPEASTYLRQGHWEAWTPMQLTGQDIHGATLGIIGMGRIGESVAKRAKGFDMNVLYHNRSRNQEAEEKMDLQFVELEQLLKESDFVCVLTPLTSETKNLIGLKELRTMKETAILINTARGGIVNEEALYHSLKGGDIWAAGLDVFAEEPVSLNHPLLSLSNVVTLPHIGSASRKTRLKMAEVAMMNLLKVLNGEKPPHQVE; this comes from the coding sequence TTGAAACCTAAAGTCTATCTGACGCGAAAATTACCAGATGAAATTGTTAATAGTCTACGTGAAAAATGTGAGTTACGGATGTGGGGGTCAGAGGAAGAACCTGTAACTCACGATGTTCTTGAGCAAGAAATCCAAGAGGTGGACGGTCTTTTCTGTATGTTAACAGAAGAAATTGATCGCTCGCTTTTAGAGAAGGCATCTAAATTAAAAGTAGTAGCGAACATGGCAGTAGGTTATAACAATATCGACATTAAAGCAGCTAAAGAAAAAGGAGTCGTTGTGACCAATACACCAGGTGTGCTGACGGAAACGACAGCTGACTTAACCTTTGCCTTGCTGATGGCAACAGCTCGAAGAATTCCTGAAGCTTCTACCTATTTGCGCCAAGGACATTGGGAAGCATGGACTCCCATGCAGCTAACAGGTCAAGATATACACGGAGCAACGCTCGGGATTATTGGTATGGGAAGAATCGGAGAATCCGTGGCGAAAAGAGCAAAAGGATTCGATATGAACGTTCTCTATCATAACCGTAGTAGAAATCAAGAAGCTGAAGAAAAGATGGATCTTCAATTTGTTGAGCTCGAGCAGCTCTTAAAGGAATCTGATTTTGTCTGCGTCTTAACACCGTTAACCTCTGAGACGAAGAACTTAATTGGACTGAAAGAATTAAGGACGATGAAAGAAACCGCTATTTTAATCAACACAGCAAGAGGGGGAATTGTTAACGAGGAAGCTCTTTATCATTCGCTCAAGGGCGGCGATATTTGGGCCGCTGGTTTAGATGTTTTTGCAGAAGAGCCAGTATCACTCAATCATCCTTTGTTAAGCTTATCAAACGTAGTTACCCTGCCACATATCGGAAGTGCCAGTAGGAAAACAAGGCTTAAGATGGCAGAAGTGGCTATGATGAATTTGTTGAAAGTGTTGAACGGAGAAAAACCCCCTCATCAGGTTGAATAA
- a CDS encoding thioesterase family protein has product MSQNEHFSCPIRVRYSEIDGQKIVFNAHYSTYIDIATTEYFRHVLGDRLQQLADDYTFDPVLRKITLEFIKPAKLDDVLDVTCRVTKVGKSSFELNHKILRNSELLVKAEVVQVNYDMNSGKAQVIPQKIKDALIYFEKLNPPSF; this is encoded by the coding sequence ATGTCTCAAAACGAGCATTTTTCTTGTCCCATCCGCGTTCGTTATTCTGAGATTGACGGTCAAAAAATTGTTTTTAATGCCCATTATTCCACCTACATCGACATTGCTACTACCGAGTATTTCCGACATGTTCTTGGTGATCGATTACAACAGCTCGCTGACGACTACACGTTTGATCCCGTATTAAGAAAGATTACCCTTGAGTTTATAAAACCAGCGAAATTAGATGATGTTCTTGATGTGACTTGTCGTGTTACGAAGGTTGGAAAATCTAGTTTTGAACTGAATCATAAAATTTTGCGAAATAGCGAGCTACTAGTAAAAGCTGAAGTCGTACAAGTAAATTATGATATGAATAGTGGTAAAGCGCAGGTGATTCCTCAGAAAATTAAAGACGCACTGATTTATTTTGAAAAGTTGAATCCCCCTTCGTTCTAG